One genomic region from Colletes latitarsis isolate SP2378_abdomen chromosome 10, iyColLati1, whole genome shotgun sequence encodes:
- the Bgm gene encoding acyl-CoA synthetase bubblegum family member 1 isoform X1: MVILLFKENMTTVQSVQSNGVIKGFTANDKEAAEKNSYHAPDTDTGLDGPDQVLPADNWTTTLPNGRVQIQLEKEGINSMKPTSVPGLLMKIVKDCPDHIALVTRPDANGIRKTYTYSQYENMVRTVAKAFLKLGLERYHGVCIVGFNSPEWIISDLAAIYAGGFAVGVYTTNSPEACKHCAETSQANIIVVEDKKQLEKILQIRKDLPHLKAIIMYEETSQEEGVLSWDDVLKLGGQEPDDKLQAILKIMAANECCTLVFTSGTVGNPKAVMLSHDNLTFNALATIQTLNFEIGKEVLVSYLPLSHVAAQIVDIYCTIAVGGTLYFAEKTALKGSLVETLLVARPTVFLSIPRVWEKIYEKMQATARSNGIIKTWIASWAKAQGLYYNFNKMNGNDVKHWGYLFAKWLVFNKVKAALGLDRSKLCISAAAPISIELKQYFMSLDIPILEAYGMSENSGPHCICSVDYFRLESVGQTIPGLYSKLDNPDNAGEGEICMRGRHIFMGYLHEPEKTGDALDKDKWLHSGDLGKIDKEGFLYVTGRIKELIITAGGENVPPVYIEQLVLAELPALSNALLIGDKRKYLTMLVSLKTNMSPDTGAPYDTFASDTLKWLQSIGSKSTTVSDVIKTHDPVVYEEIDKAIKRANNKVISNAQKVQKFQILPHDFSVPTGELGPTLKVRRNIVHKMYESLIEDMYK; the protein is encoded by the exons ATGGTTATTCTACTTTTCAAag AAAACATGACTACGGTGCAATCGGTCCAATCGAATGGAGTAATAAAAGGTTTCACGGCGAACGACAAG GAAGCAGCAGAGAAGAATTCTTATCATGCGCCTGACACCGATACCGGTCTTGATG GACCTGATCAAGTTTTGCCAGCGGATAATTGGACTACAACTCTGCCAAATGGACGCGTGCAAATACAATTAGAAAAAGAGGGCATTAATTCAATGAAGCCTACATCAGTTCCCGGATTACTAATGAAAATAGTTAAGGATTGTCCTGATCACATTGCTCTTGTAACGAGACCTGATGCTAACGGGATCAGGAAAACATACACTTACAG TCAATACGAAAACATGGTAAGAACCGTTGCTAAGGCTTTCTTAAAATTGGGCTTGGAACGATACCATGGTGTCTGTATCGTGGGATTCAATAGTCCGGAATGGATTATTTCAGATCTCGCAGCTATATACGCAGG GGGATTCGCGGTCGGAGTGTACACTACAAATTCTCCAGAGGCATGCAAACATTGTGCTGAAACTAGTCAAGCAAATATAATAGTGGTTGAAGATAAAAAACAATTAGAAAAAATACTTCAAATAAGGAAAGATCTTCCTCACTTGAAGGCAATCATCATGTATGAAGAAACATCGCAAGAAGAAGGCGTTTTAAGC TGGGACGATGTACTGAAACTAGGAgggcaagagcctgatgataaATTACAAGCAATTTTAAAGATAATGGCAGCGAATGAATGTTGCACTTTGGTTTTCACG tcGGGTACAGTTGGGAACCCGAAAGCTGTGATGTTAAGTCACGATAATCTTACATTTAACGCACTTGCCACCATTCAAACGCTCAACTTTGAGATTGGAAAAGAAGTTCTAGTTAGTTATCTTCCATTATCTCATGTTGCAGCACAG ATAGTCGATATATATTGCACCATTGCAGTAGGTGGTACACTGTATTTTGCAGAGAAGACTGCACTTAAAGGTAGCTTAGTTGAAACCCTCCTTGTAGCACGACCTACTGTTTTCTTAAGCATACCTAGAGTATGGGAGAAGATTTATGAAAAAATGCAAGCAACTGCTAGAAGTAATGGAATAATAAAAACTTGGATTGCTTCTTGGGCGAAAGCACAAGGACTTTactacaattttaataaaatgaatggCAATGATGTCAAGCACTGGGGTTACTTATTTGCTAAATGGCTAGTATTTAACAAAGTGAAGGCAGCGCTTGGTTTAGATAGAAGCAAATTGTGTATTTCTGCAGCAGCACCTATAAGCATAGAACTTAAGCAATACTTTATGAGCTTAGATATTCCTATATTGGAAGCATATGGAATGTCCGAAAACAGTGGTCCACACTGTATATGTTCAGTTGATTATTTCag ACTAGAGAGTGTTGGTCAAACGATACCCGGATTGTATTCTAAATTGGATAATCCAGATAATGCTGGCGAAGGGGAAATTTGTATGCGCGGTCGACATATATTTATGGGATACTTACACGAACCTGAAAAAACTGGAGATGCTTTAGACAAAGATAAATGGTTGCACAGCGGCGATCTAGGCAAAATCGATAAGGAGGGATTTTTATATGTGACTG GAAGAATAAAAGAATTAATCATTACTGCTGGTGGAGAGAATGTACCACCAGTTTATATAGAACAATTAGTATTAGCTGAATTACCTGCATTGAGCAATGCTCTATTAATTGGAGATAAAAGAAAATACCTTACTATGCTGGTTAGTCTAAAG ACTAATATGTCTCCTGATACTGGCGCACCTTATGATACATTTGCTTCGGATACTTTAAAATGGTTACAGTCTATCGGGAGCAAGTCAACAACAGTTTCAGATGTCATAAAAACGCATGACCCAGTC GTATACGAAGAAATTGATAAAGCAATTAAAAGGGCAAATAATAAAGTTATAAGTAATGCACAAAAGGTacaaaaattccaaattttACCACATGACTTTTCAGTCCCAACTGGAGAATTAGGACCAACACTTAAAGTTAGAAGGAACATTGTTCATAAAATGTATGAAAGTTTGATAGAAGATATGTACAAGTAA
- the Bgm gene encoding acyl-CoA synthetase bubblegum family member 1 isoform X2 has protein sequence MNTQNMTTVQSVQSNGVIKGFTANDKEAAEKNSYHAPDTDTGLDGPDQVLPADNWTTTLPNGRVQIQLEKEGINSMKPTSVPGLLMKIVKDCPDHIALVTRPDANGIRKTYTYSQYENMVRTVAKAFLKLGLERYHGVCIVGFNSPEWIISDLAAIYAGGFAVGVYTTNSPEACKHCAETSQANIIVVEDKKQLEKILQIRKDLPHLKAIIMYEETSQEEGVLSWDDVLKLGGQEPDDKLQAILKIMAANECCTLVFTSGTVGNPKAVMLSHDNLTFNALATIQTLNFEIGKEVLVSYLPLSHVAAQIVDIYCTIAVGGTLYFAEKTALKGSLVETLLVARPTVFLSIPRVWEKIYEKMQATARSNGIIKTWIASWAKAQGLYYNFNKMNGNDVKHWGYLFAKWLVFNKVKAALGLDRSKLCISAAAPISIELKQYFMSLDIPILEAYGMSENSGPHCICSVDYFRLESVGQTIPGLYSKLDNPDNAGEGEICMRGRHIFMGYLHEPEKTGDALDKDKWLHSGDLGKIDKEGFLYVTGRIKELIITAGGENVPPVYIEQLVLAELPALSNALLIGDKRKYLTMLVSLKTNMSPDTGAPYDTFASDTLKWLQSIGSKSTTVSDVIKTHDPVVYEEIDKAIKRANNKVISNAQKVQKFQILPHDFSVPTGELGPTLKVRRNIVHKMYESLIEDMYK, from the exons ATGAATACAC AAAACATGACTACGGTGCAATCGGTCCAATCGAATGGAGTAATAAAAGGTTTCACGGCGAACGACAAG GAAGCAGCAGAGAAGAATTCTTATCATGCGCCTGACACCGATACCGGTCTTGATG GACCTGATCAAGTTTTGCCAGCGGATAATTGGACTACAACTCTGCCAAATGGACGCGTGCAAATACAATTAGAAAAAGAGGGCATTAATTCAATGAAGCCTACATCAGTTCCCGGATTACTAATGAAAATAGTTAAGGATTGTCCTGATCACATTGCTCTTGTAACGAGACCTGATGCTAACGGGATCAGGAAAACATACACTTACAG TCAATACGAAAACATGGTAAGAACCGTTGCTAAGGCTTTCTTAAAATTGGGCTTGGAACGATACCATGGTGTCTGTATCGTGGGATTCAATAGTCCGGAATGGATTATTTCAGATCTCGCAGCTATATACGCAGG GGGATTCGCGGTCGGAGTGTACACTACAAATTCTCCAGAGGCATGCAAACATTGTGCTGAAACTAGTCAAGCAAATATAATAGTGGTTGAAGATAAAAAACAATTAGAAAAAATACTTCAAATAAGGAAAGATCTTCCTCACTTGAAGGCAATCATCATGTATGAAGAAACATCGCAAGAAGAAGGCGTTTTAAGC TGGGACGATGTACTGAAACTAGGAgggcaagagcctgatgataaATTACAAGCAATTTTAAAGATAATGGCAGCGAATGAATGTTGCACTTTGGTTTTCACG tcGGGTACAGTTGGGAACCCGAAAGCTGTGATGTTAAGTCACGATAATCTTACATTTAACGCACTTGCCACCATTCAAACGCTCAACTTTGAGATTGGAAAAGAAGTTCTAGTTAGTTATCTTCCATTATCTCATGTTGCAGCACAG ATAGTCGATATATATTGCACCATTGCAGTAGGTGGTACACTGTATTTTGCAGAGAAGACTGCACTTAAAGGTAGCTTAGTTGAAACCCTCCTTGTAGCACGACCTACTGTTTTCTTAAGCATACCTAGAGTATGGGAGAAGATTTATGAAAAAATGCAAGCAACTGCTAGAAGTAATGGAATAATAAAAACTTGGATTGCTTCTTGGGCGAAAGCACAAGGACTTTactacaattttaataaaatgaatggCAATGATGTCAAGCACTGGGGTTACTTATTTGCTAAATGGCTAGTATTTAACAAAGTGAAGGCAGCGCTTGGTTTAGATAGAAGCAAATTGTGTATTTCTGCAGCAGCACCTATAAGCATAGAACTTAAGCAATACTTTATGAGCTTAGATATTCCTATATTGGAAGCATATGGAATGTCCGAAAACAGTGGTCCACACTGTATATGTTCAGTTGATTATTTCag ACTAGAGAGTGTTGGTCAAACGATACCCGGATTGTATTCTAAATTGGATAATCCAGATAATGCTGGCGAAGGGGAAATTTGTATGCGCGGTCGACATATATTTATGGGATACTTACACGAACCTGAAAAAACTGGAGATGCTTTAGACAAAGATAAATGGTTGCACAGCGGCGATCTAGGCAAAATCGATAAGGAGGGATTTTTATATGTGACTG GAAGAATAAAAGAATTAATCATTACTGCTGGTGGAGAGAATGTACCACCAGTTTATATAGAACAATTAGTATTAGCTGAATTACCTGCATTGAGCAATGCTCTATTAATTGGAGATAAAAGAAAATACCTTACTATGCTGGTTAGTCTAAAG ACTAATATGTCTCCTGATACTGGCGCACCTTATGATACATTTGCTTCGGATACTTTAAAATGGTTACAGTCTATCGGGAGCAAGTCAACAACAGTTTCAGATGTCATAAAAACGCATGACCCAGTC GTATACGAAGAAATTGATAAAGCAATTAAAAGGGCAAATAATAAAGTTATAAGTAATGCACAAAAGGTacaaaaattccaaattttACCACATGACTTTTCAGTCCCAACTGGAGAATTAGGACCAACACTTAAAGTTAGAAGGAACATTGTTCATAAAATGTATGAAAGTTTGATAGAAGATATGTACAAGTAA
- the Bgm gene encoding acyl-CoA synthetase bubblegum family member 1 isoform X3, protein MTTVQSVQSNGVIKGFTANDKEAAEKNSYHAPDTDTGLDGPDQVLPADNWTTTLPNGRVQIQLEKEGINSMKPTSVPGLLMKIVKDCPDHIALVTRPDANGIRKTYTYSQYENMVRTVAKAFLKLGLERYHGVCIVGFNSPEWIISDLAAIYAGGFAVGVYTTNSPEACKHCAETSQANIIVVEDKKQLEKILQIRKDLPHLKAIIMYEETSQEEGVLSWDDVLKLGGQEPDDKLQAILKIMAANECCTLVFTSGTVGNPKAVMLSHDNLTFNALATIQTLNFEIGKEVLVSYLPLSHVAAQIVDIYCTIAVGGTLYFAEKTALKGSLVETLLVARPTVFLSIPRVWEKIYEKMQATARSNGIIKTWIASWAKAQGLYYNFNKMNGNDVKHWGYLFAKWLVFNKVKAALGLDRSKLCISAAAPISIELKQYFMSLDIPILEAYGMSENSGPHCICSVDYFRLESVGQTIPGLYSKLDNPDNAGEGEICMRGRHIFMGYLHEPEKTGDALDKDKWLHSGDLGKIDKEGFLYVTGRIKELIITAGGENVPPVYIEQLVLAELPALSNALLIGDKRKYLTMLVSLKTNMSPDTGAPYDTFASDTLKWLQSIGSKSTTVSDVIKTHDPVVYEEIDKAIKRANNKVISNAQKVQKFQILPHDFSVPTGELGPTLKVRRNIVHKMYESLIEDMYK, encoded by the exons ATGACTACGGTGCAATCGGTCCAATCGAATGGAGTAATAAAAGGTTTCACGGCGAACGACAAG GAAGCAGCAGAGAAGAATTCTTATCATGCGCCTGACACCGATACCGGTCTTGATG GACCTGATCAAGTTTTGCCAGCGGATAATTGGACTACAACTCTGCCAAATGGACGCGTGCAAATACAATTAGAAAAAGAGGGCATTAATTCAATGAAGCCTACATCAGTTCCCGGATTACTAATGAAAATAGTTAAGGATTGTCCTGATCACATTGCTCTTGTAACGAGACCTGATGCTAACGGGATCAGGAAAACATACACTTACAG TCAATACGAAAACATGGTAAGAACCGTTGCTAAGGCTTTCTTAAAATTGGGCTTGGAACGATACCATGGTGTCTGTATCGTGGGATTCAATAGTCCGGAATGGATTATTTCAGATCTCGCAGCTATATACGCAGG GGGATTCGCGGTCGGAGTGTACACTACAAATTCTCCAGAGGCATGCAAACATTGTGCTGAAACTAGTCAAGCAAATATAATAGTGGTTGAAGATAAAAAACAATTAGAAAAAATACTTCAAATAAGGAAAGATCTTCCTCACTTGAAGGCAATCATCATGTATGAAGAAACATCGCAAGAAGAAGGCGTTTTAAGC TGGGACGATGTACTGAAACTAGGAgggcaagagcctgatgataaATTACAAGCAATTTTAAAGATAATGGCAGCGAATGAATGTTGCACTTTGGTTTTCACG tcGGGTACAGTTGGGAACCCGAAAGCTGTGATGTTAAGTCACGATAATCTTACATTTAACGCACTTGCCACCATTCAAACGCTCAACTTTGAGATTGGAAAAGAAGTTCTAGTTAGTTATCTTCCATTATCTCATGTTGCAGCACAG ATAGTCGATATATATTGCACCATTGCAGTAGGTGGTACACTGTATTTTGCAGAGAAGACTGCACTTAAAGGTAGCTTAGTTGAAACCCTCCTTGTAGCACGACCTACTGTTTTCTTAAGCATACCTAGAGTATGGGAGAAGATTTATGAAAAAATGCAAGCAACTGCTAGAAGTAATGGAATAATAAAAACTTGGATTGCTTCTTGGGCGAAAGCACAAGGACTTTactacaattttaataaaatgaatggCAATGATGTCAAGCACTGGGGTTACTTATTTGCTAAATGGCTAGTATTTAACAAAGTGAAGGCAGCGCTTGGTTTAGATAGAAGCAAATTGTGTATTTCTGCAGCAGCACCTATAAGCATAGAACTTAAGCAATACTTTATGAGCTTAGATATTCCTATATTGGAAGCATATGGAATGTCCGAAAACAGTGGTCCACACTGTATATGTTCAGTTGATTATTTCag ACTAGAGAGTGTTGGTCAAACGATACCCGGATTGTATTCTAAATTGGATAATCCAGATAATGCTGGCGAAGGGGAAATTTGTATGCGCGGTCGACATATATTTATGGGATACTTACACGAACCTGAAAAAACTGGAGATGCTTTAGACAAAGATAAATGGTTGCACAGCGGCGATCTAGGCAAAATCGATAAGGAGGGATTTTTATATGTGACTG GAAGAATAAAAGAATTAATCATTACTGCTGGTGGAGAGAATGTACCACCAGTTTATATAGAACAATTAGTATTAGCTGAATTACCTGCATTGAGCAATGCTCTATTAATTGGAGATAAAAGAAAATACCTTACTATGCTGGTTAGTCTAAAG ACTAATATGTCTCCTGATACTGGCGCACCTTATGATACATTTGCTTCGGATACTTTAAAATGGTTACAGTCTATCGGGAGCAAGTCAACAACAGTTTCAGATGTCATAAAAACGCATGACCCAGTC GTATACGAAGAAATTGATAAAGCAATTAAAAGGGCAAATAATAAAGTTATAAGTAATGCACAAAAGGTacaaaaattccaaattttACCACATGACTTTTCAGTCCCAACTGGAGAATTAGGACCAACACTTAAAGTTAGAAGGAACATTGTTCATAAAATGTATGAAAGTTTGATAGAAGATATGTACAAGTAA
- the Endos gene encoding endosulfine alpha: MSDDQANELAQTLELSSNDIEKLEEAKLRAKFPNTGRPISGHSAFLQKRLAKGQKYFDSGDYQMAKQKYTAKPKPAGVLPTGDAIPTPETVPQRKTSIIQQKFNTSTTS; encoded by the exons ATGAGCGACGATCAAGCAAATGAACTTGCTCAAACGCTTGAG ttgTCTTCCAATGACATTGAAAAGTTAGAAGAAGCAAAGTTGAGGGCAAAGTTTCCAAATACAGGACGACCAATTAGTGGGCATTCTGCATTTCTACAAAAGAGGCTAGCTAAAGGG CAAAAATATTTCGATTCTGGGGATTATCAAATGGCAAAACAAAAATATACAGCTAAACCAAAGCCAGCTGGTGTTTTGCCAACAGGTGATGCTATACCTACGCCTGAAactgtaccacaacgaaaaacatctattattcaacaaaaatttaaCACATCCACTACTTCATAA
- the LOC143346646 gene encoding uncharacterized protein LOC143346646: MECNSEVGSSVQTDSSVASSVKYREGIISPEEQTLLQLLERGISETTEENVTFGKEISSLLSKFNLELQSLPSDIREGLQKVASILKFEKLSDLDDVALSIACERKKIEEEKKQYEKMQLSLSYDNLIRKYSIFSRKFNHLQEAVNSLECFVQDTKEEKETAYCNRISLAKKLNEYKQTLETLETDLTDMQIEDLHPQKILNKYHRYLEISGELAQLDHCLNQYKDLPPNLLQAKALLRDKQKEYEDLEKEFLEKSF, encoded by the exons ATGGAGTGTAACAGCGAG GTAGGATCATCCGTGCAGACTGATTCTAGTGTTGCCTCGAGTGTGAAGTATCGCGAAGGCATTATTTCTCCGGAAGAACAGACGTTGCTTCAACTTCTGGAAAGAGGAATTTCGGAGACAACGGAGGAGAATGTTACGTTTGGAAAAGAAATTTCGTCATTATTGTCGAAATTCAATCTGGAACTACAATCTTTACCCAGCGACATTAGAGAAGGATTGCAAAAGGTAGCTTcaattttaaaatttgaaaagctGTCAGATCTTGACGATGTTGCACTGAGTATAGCgtgcgaaagaaaaaaaatagaagAGGAGAAAAAACAATATGAGAAAATGCAGTTGTCATTATCGTATGATAATCTTATtagaaaatattcaattttctcAAGGAAATTTAATCATTTGCAAGAAGCTGTAAATTCTCTTGAATGCTTTGTGCAAGACACGAAGGAGGAGAAAGAAACTGCTTATTGTAACAGAATCTCATTAGCTAAAAAATTGAACGAATATAAGCAAACTCTAGAGACATTGGAAACTGATTTAACAGATATGCAAATTGAAGATCTCCatcctcaaaaaatattaaataaatatcataGGTATTTAGAAATATCCGGTGAACTAGCACAGCTCGATCACTGTCTTAATCAATACAAAGATTTACCACCAAATTTACTACAAGCTAAAGCTTTACTCAGAGATAAACAAAAGGAATATGAAGACctggaaaaagaatttttagaaaaaagtttttaA
- the LOC143346644 gene encoding uncharacterized protein LOC143346644 yields MSLVAYDNSDESSEDEGYNCEMDNVNNAAEEAIVKQTNDKLCLPSPKHDALVTEIKDSNFDVDVSSEKIHFDKLPKPKSLITELEDIIEEDDILFPNKEKELKSEKPIKKDRPPVKITVPSLSDFKDIEEDNAKKSNKIKLSSKGTKLFALLPPPKGAEVKSTNNLVPSIINKTIAKTNQMKAGNNTNAGGSETVKTAKVETVKSSIGISYDSNSEDEDDAITDGDTNSTTDFFALTTTESISNRMLDHLKSDVPLIEKTNNFDSGINNDSSKDDNTLNTSIKETYTNVSQKTLVSTVMNLPKEEILLKNKAEVGPKLPVPEQEYNIDTEGNVAFDDKAIEYLCGKRGIKRKNKEIEEANIIEINGEDIKPDEREWLVKALTEEPVQRPVSMQGGGVNSQSKKKHQITYLAHQAKAMEMELKNQWAQNRMTRKQTQSKYGF; encoded by the exons ATGAGTCTTGTGGCATATGACAACAGCGATGAAAGTTCAGAAGATGAAGGGTATAACTGCGAAATGGACAACGTAAATAACGCTGCTGAAGAAGCTATAGTAAAACAAACAAATGACAAATTGTGTTTACCTTCTCCAAAACATGATGCACTTGTAACAGAGATTAAGGACAGTAATTTTGACGTAGATGTCTCATCGGAAAAAATACATTTCGATAAACTACCTAAACCTAAAAGTTTAATTACTGAACTTGAGGATATTATAGAAGAGGATGATATTCTTTTCCCAAACAAGGAGAAAGAATTAAAATCTGAAAAACCAATCAAAAAGGATCGTCCACCAGTTAAAATAACAGTTCCCTCTTTATCTGAT TTTAAAGACATTGAAGAAGATAATGCAAAAAAatccaataaaattaaattatcaaGC AAGGGCACTAAACTCTTTGCACTTTTGCCACCACCAAAAGGAGCTGAAGTAAAGAGTACTAATAATTTAGTCCCTAGCATTATTAACAAAACAATAGCAAAAACAAACCAGATGAAGGCAGGTAATAATACAAATGCAGGAGGGTCAGAAACAGTGAAAACAGCAAAAgttgaaacagtaaaaagttCTATAGGAATCAGTTATGATTCAAACTCTGAAGATGAAGATGATGCAATCACAGATGGTGATACTAATTCTACTACAGATTTCTTTGCTCTGACAACTACAGAAAGTATTTCAAATCGTATGTTAGACCACTTGAAAAGTGATGTACCCCTAATAGAGAAAACAAATAACTTTGACTCAGGAATCAATAATGATTCAAGCAAAGATGACAACACACTTAATACATCAATTAAAGAAACTTATACCAATGTTTCTCAAAAGACATTAGTGAGTACTGTCATGAACTTACCAAAGGAAGAGatattattgaaaaataaagcAGAAGTAGGCCCAAAATTACCTGTACCCGAACAGGAATATAACATTGATACAGAAGGAAATGTGGCCTTCGATGATAAAGCTATTGAATATCTTTGCGGAAAAAGAGGAATAAAGcggaaaaataaagaaattgaAGAAGCGAATATTATCGAAATTAATGGTGAAGATATTAAACCAGATGAACGAGAATGGTTGGTAAAAGCATTAACAGAAGAGCCAGTACAACGACCAGTTTCTATGCAAGGTGGTGGAGTAAATTCCCAATCTAAGAAGAAGCACCAAATAACATACTTAGCACATCAAGCAAAGGCAATGGAAATGGAGTTGAAAAATCAATGGGCACAAAATAGGATGACTAGAAAACAAACACAGTCAAAATAtggattttaa